The stretch of DNA CCACAGTCTGGCTGGTTCCTGGTATCAGAAGGTGCGGGGCCAGCTCACACAGCGGCTGCAGCACAAACCTCCGCTCCATCATGCGTGGATGCGGAATCGTTAGTTCCTCGCTCTGAAGTATCAAATCTCCATACAGAAGAATATCGATGTCCAGCGTGCGCGGCCCCTTCGGGATTAGAGGGGGGACGGTGCGCTCGCGGCCAAGCTGTAACTCGATCTTCTGTAATTGATGGAGCAGCTCAGCGGGCGAAAGAGTCGTGCTGATCTCCGCGACACAGTTCAGGAACCAGGGCTGATCGAGATGATCCACCGGCTCGGTTTCAAATACGGACGAAGTGCGTGATTGCGAATGCGTCGTGCGGCCTATCCGCTTGAGCGCGGCCAGGAGATTCCCCATTCGGTCGCCGACATTGGAGCCGAGAGACAAATACGCGGTGATGGGAGCGGCTGGCATCGTTGCTTAAGAGTTTTTCTAGAACAAGCCACGCTGGCGCTGGTTGGGCGTAATGCCGAAGTGCTGGTAGGCGAGCGAAGTTGCGCAGCGGCCGCGCGGTGTGAGTTGCAGGTAGCCCTGCTGGATCAGATACGGCTCGTAGACTTCCTCGATGGTGTCCGTCTCCTCGCTGAGCGAAGCGGCCAGCGTGTTGACGCCCACCGGGCCGCCGCCGTATTTCTCGATGATGGTGAGCAGGAGCTTGCGGTCCATCTCGTCGAAGCCGCAGGGGTCCACTTCCAGCATGTCCAGCGCGGCGCGGCCCACGGCGGCGGTGATGACGCCGTCGGCCTTCACTTGCGCGAAGTCGCGCACGCGGCGCAGCAGGCGGTTGGCCACGCGCGGCGTGCCGCGGCTGCGGCTGGCGATCTCGGCGGCGCCTTCCGTATCGATCTCCACTTTTAGTATCTCCGCCGAGCGGCGCACGATGATCTGGATCTCTTCCGGCGTGTAGAAATCGAGCCGATGCACGATGCCGAAGCGTCCGCGCAGCGGGCTGGTTAAGAGGCCCGCGCGGGTGGTGGCGCCGACCAGCGTAAAGTGCGGCACCTGCATCTTGATGGTACGGGCCGCCGGACCCTGCCCCACCATATAGTCGATACAGAAGTCTTCCATGGCCGGATAGAGCAGTTCTTCAAGCTGTGGATTCAGGCGGTGAATCTCGTCGATGAAGAGAACTTGAAACTGCTCGACGTTGCTCAAGATCGCGGCCAGGCTCCCTTTGTCCTCGATGACCGGGCCGGAGGTTCCTTGAAACGCCACGTTCAATTCCTTGGCGATGATGGTGGCCAGCGTCGTTTTGCCGAGCCCCGGCGGGCCGTAGAGCAGGATGTGGTCGATGCAGTCGCCGCGCGCCTTGGCCGCTTCGATGGCGATGGACAGATTGTCCTTCACCTTCTGCTGGCCAATGTACTCGTTCAGCCGCTCAGGCCGCAGCGAGTATTCAAACGACTGCTCGCCGGGCAGCACGCTGCCGGTGATGATGCGCTCTGGTTCGTGTTGGGTCATCAATGTTTTCGCGGCGACATCCTGTGCGTGGCGAAGCACTATTGTAGCGCGGAGACGCGCGTGCCGGTGAAGATCATGCAGCTAGTATTGCGCAGACGTAGAACCTGTCTTGGCCTGCTCCACCCAATGGAGAGCCTGAGCGTGGGCCGCGAGATTCTCCAGCTCCTGCTTGTAAATCGGCAGCAACAGGCGCGGCACCATCCATTTCTGGAAGAAGCCCGCGATTCCCGGCACATTCATCACAGTGTGAAATGTGACCCGCGATTGGTTTGGGTCCGCTTCGTGATCAACAGTAAAAATGGTCTGCGAATCCTGATCGATAAATTTTTCGACCAACACGCGTCCCGGCTCCGGCTCACTGATGATGGCGCGGAAAGTTTGGGTGCGGCCCAGCAAGCGCGTGCCGCAACGGAACACGGTTCCCGCGCCGTAGCCGCCCTGTTCGACCACCAGATCCAGAAAGTGTGGCTTGGGAAGAATGCGCGGATGGCCGTCACGGTAGTCCGCGATCACCGAATAGACGATGCGCGCCGGTGCCGGGACTATTAGCGATGTCTGGAATTCAATATTCGCCATCACTTCACACGGGTCACTACTTCCCTGCAAAAAACTTGCGCGCCAACAGGCGCAGGCTGGTGCGCAACACCTGCTCGAAATTGTTTTCGGGTATCTGTTTGTCTTTACGCACTTCGCGCACCGCAGCCTCGGCGTTGGCGCGATTGTAACCCAAGTTCACCAGCGCGGAGAGCACGTCTTCGTCCACTCCGCTGAACTCACCCGTTGCCGAGGGGCGCGCGGGTTCCGCCGCGGAGGCTTCGGAGCTGGACGCGGCCAGCAGGTCGAGCTTGTCGCGCAACTCCAGCACCAACCGCTCAGCGGTCTTGCGGCCCACACCTGGGATGTGCGTAAGTGACACCAGATCGCTTTTGCGCAGCGCGGCAATCAGCTCGTCCAATTCGAGCCCAGAAAGAATCGTAATCGCCAGCTTCGGCCCGACGCCGGAGACGCTCATGAGTTTCTCAAACAGGATTTTCTCGCGCTCCGTCTTGAAGCCGAACAGCGCCAACGCGTCCTCGCGCACATGCGTGTGAATGTGCAGCGCGGCCTCGCGGCCTTCCTCTTCGAGGCCGTAAAACGTGGAGACGGGAATGATGACGTCGTAGCCCACGCCGCCCGCATCAATCACCACGCGGTTGGGACGTTTGAAGCGAACTGTTCCTCGCAGGTAAGCGATCATAGATTGGTTTTTAACAGTGCCACGACCGTAAGGGAGTGGACCCGCTTGACGATTGATACGGACCGTTGAACGTGTCCGCTCCCTTGCGGTCGCGGCTCGGTGACACCTATACCGGCATCAAGCCGTGTTTCTTAATGGGGCGGTCTACGCGCTTGTTGCGCAGGATTTCCAGAGACTGGAACAGCCGCCAGCGCGTCTCGCGCGGCAGGATGGCGGAGTGCGCGTACTGCTTGGCCACGGCCTCAAATGGGCCCGTGAAGCGTTCCTCGAATTCCGCGATGCGCATGGCGCGCACTGCCTCGCCATCCTCGGCGGCTTCAATCTCCTGGCGGTAGAGAACATTCACCGCGCCGGATGCGCCCATCACGGCCAGTTCGACGCCGGGCCAGACGAAGACCTGATCAGCACCCATCTCGCGCGTACACATGGCCTGCTTTGCGCCGCCGTAGCCCTTGCGCAAATACAGCGTGATCATCGGCACGGTGGCCTCGGCGTAGGAGTAAAGCATCTTGGCGCCGTGGCGGATGATGCCGCGCTGCTCCTGCTTGGTACCGGGCAGGTAGCCGGGCATATCCACCAGCGTGACAATGGGAATATTGAACGCGTCGCAGAAGCGAATGAAGCGCGCGCCTTTGTCCGAGCAATCCACGTCGAGCGAGCCTCCCATGAACTTGGGCTGGTTGGCAACGAAGCCCACCGAGTAGCCACCGATCTGTCCGAACCCGGTGACCAGGTTGCGCGCGAAGCGCGGCTTGATCTCGAAAAATCTTCCATAATCGGCGATGCGCGTGATGATGCCCTTGACGTCATAGAGTCGCTTCGGGTCCTCCGGGACGTACGTTTCGAAATCCTCGATCATACGGTCGGCCGGGTCGTCGCAGACCGCGCGCGGCGGGGTCTCGCCGCAGTTCAGCGGAAGATAGCGCATTAGCTCGCGGATCTGGTTGAGGCAGTCCTCGTCATTTTCAGCGATCACATCGTTGACGCCGGATATCTCGGCATGCATCTTCCAGCCGCCGAGCTGTTCCATCGTGACATCTTCCCCGGTAACGGCCTTGATGACCGGCGGGCCGGTGATGAACATCTGGCTGGTCTCCTTCACCTGAAAGATGAAGTCAGTCAGCGCCGGACTGTATGATGCCACGCCGATGCACGGTCCCATGATGGCGGAGATTTGCGGCACGGCGCCGGAGCAGAGCACGTTCTCGCGGAAAATTTTGCCGATGGAGCGGGTCACGTCCAACCCCTCCTGAATGCGCGCACCGAGCGAGTCCATCAGGCCGATGACAGGCAGGCCCAGGCGGCGAGCGGTCTCAAGTACATAAGCGATCTTCTCGCCGTGTGCCGCCCCCACGGTGCCGGCCAGCACGGTGCGATCCTGCGCGTAGGCGTACACCGAACGCCCGTCAATCTTGCCAAATCCGGCGACCACGCCGTCGGTAGGCTCGCGCTTTTCGGCCATGCCGAAGTCCACGCTCTGCGACTCAGCGAGCATGAACTCCTCGACGAACGAGCCGGGATCAAGCAGCTTGGCCAGACGCTCGCGCGCCGTCCACTTGCCCTCCTTGTGCTGCTTGTCGATGGCCTTGGGGTTGCCGCGCTGCACGCGCTCTTCCAGCTTGAGCAGCTTGTCGTGCAATTCGCTGTAAGACTTCGGCATTCTGCAAACCCTTTCAGTGTGGACGCTTGACGCCTTGCGCGGCGCTCGAATCCGAGTTCAAGCGAGATCGTCGACAGCCGCTTCGGCCAGGAGGAAATCGGACTTTTATCGTAAGGCGAAATGGCCGAAAACACAAGCAAGCGGAGATCGCTAGCGACTCAGGTGAAAAATATTTGCTGGTAGCTGTTGGTGCCGCGTCCCAGGCGAATGTGCTAGAATCGCCAAAATGTTGCGGAGGTTCAATTGCTGAATCGATTTGATTGGGGTTGGTCCGAGCGCAGTGGAGTCCTGTTTACTTACCACCAACACGCAGCTAAGCTCCGGCAACTGCTCACCGCAGTAATCGTCCTGCTGATGTGGAGTAGTCCGCTGAAGGCACAGTTCTCTGCCAATGAGTTGGCGCCGCCGCCGGAGATGATCGGCAAGGTGGCTCCGCGCTGGAGCCTGCGTGCATGGGTTAACTTACCTGCCAACTCGCCGCTAATGGAGACCTCCAAGCTGCGCGGGAAGGTGATTTTGCTGCGTTTCTTGAATGACAGTCCGCAGGGAGCCGCCGGCCTGCGCGATCTTATCAAGACCTATCAGTCGCAGGGCCTGGCCCCGGTCGGCATCTATGCACCTTCGCCAACACCCACTTCAGTTGACCCGGCGGAAGTGAGTGATTTGGCTTCGGCCTTGTCTTTTAATTTCCCCATTGGGATTGACTCCACCTGGCAGACGGTTAATCGCTATTGGATGAATCGCGCCGACGTGGAGGGCCTGGCGGCAACATTTCTAATCGATCGGCAGGGACTGGTGCGCTATGTGCAACCCGATGGCCGCTATGAGAAAAATTCCCGCGACCGCGCCGCACGCCGCAATTATGAGAATCTTGAGAAGATCATTCAGACCCTGCTAGCTGAACCCGCTCCGGAAGCGATGGAAGACGCAGCGGCGGAGGCTCCCACGGCGGCAACTCCCGGCGGATAATCCGGCCAGATATGGTACACTTTGCGGCGATGGGTGGGGGTGAAAGGATTGGAAGAAGCGAAATGAATCTAGGCGAAGCGATCAAGAATATCCGTCAGGCCAAAGGACTCTCTCAAGGGGAGATGCAGAAGCGCACCGGCATCCTGCGCTCGTATCTTTCACGCGTGGAGAACGGCCACACCATTCCCTCGCTGGCCACGCTGCAAAGGCTGGCCTCCGCCATGGGCGTGACGCTTGCTGACTTCTTCTCTCCCGACGGCAAGCCCTCCGCGGAATCACTGGCGGTCGCCGCCGCCCAAGCCAACGACCCGGCCAGCCAGTATCTGACGGAGTTGAAGACTCTCCTGCCGCAGCTTACCACGCAGCAGCGCGATCAATTGCTGGATATGGTCAAGGACATGGCCTCCGCCCTGCGCCGCTCGTAACCCGCCATTCAATTGTCTTAACAGAGCCACGACCGTGAGGAAGCGGTGGTTGGCACTTCCCGTGAAGTGCGTCCAACCACCGCTTCCTCACGGTCGCGGCTCTGTTAGGAAAGTTCCTGGGCCAAGGCGTTGCAGGCCTCTTCGGCGGCGGCGAGCGTGATGTCGACGTCCTTATCGGTGTGCGCGGCGGAAACGAACCATGCCTCGAACTGCGAGGGCGGCAGCAGAATGTTGCGCTCCAGCATGAGATGGAAAAACTTGGCGAAGCGGTCGCGGTCGGCGCGCTCGGCGCTCGACCAATCCACCACCGGGCCGGGCGTGAAGAACAGCGTGAGCATGGAGCCTACGCGATTCACGAAAGTGGGGATGCGGGCATCCACGGCCAACTCCTGCAGGCCGTCGGCGAGGCGCTGCGAGCGCGCCTCAATCTCGGAATAAAGCAGCGGGCGGCGGCGCAACTCTTCCAGCATGGCGATTCCCGCTGCCACCGCCAACGGATTTCCCGCCAGCGTTCCAGCCTGATACACCGGCCCTTCCGGCGCGACCATGTCCATGATGTCGGCGCGGCCGCCATAAGCGCCGATGGGCAGACCGCCGCCGATGATCTTGCCCAGCGTGGTCAGGTCCGGCTTGATGCCGTAAAGCTCCTGTGCGCCGCCGCGGCTCACGCGGAAGCCCGTCATCACCTCGTCAAAGATCAGCAACGAGCCGTCGCGCTGGGTTAGCTCACGCAACGCGGGCAGGAACCCTTGCGAGGGCGGGACGCAGCCCATGTTGCCAGCCACCGGCTCGACGATCACGGCGGCAATCTGCCCGGCGTGCTCCACGAAGACGCGTTCGGCGGCGGCCACGTCGTTATACGGCAGAGCCAGCGTCAGGTCGGTAAACTCTTTGGGAACGCCGGCAGAGTCGGGCAGGGAAAACGTCGCCACGCCGGAGCCGGCCTTCACCAGCAGCGAATCGACATGCCCGTGATAGCCGCCGATAAACTTGATAATCTTCTTGCGCTCCGTGAAGCCGCGTGCCAGCCGGACGGCGGACATGGTAGCTTCCGTCCCAGACGTAACCAGGCGCACCTTCTCGACGGAAGGAACAATTTCATTGATCAACTCGGCTAGCCGGACCTCGGCTTCGGTGGCGAATCCAAAGGCCGTGCCGCGCTCGAGTGCCTGGCCCACGGCGCGCTCCACGTCGGGATGGGCATGGCCCAGCAGCAGCGGCCCCCAGGCACCGACATAATCGAGATAATGCTTGCCATCAGCGTCCACGACATTCGAGCCGCGTCCGCGAACAAGGAAGACAGGCGACGAGCCCACCGCCCGGAAAGCGCGCACAGGCGAATTCACTCCACCAGGGATGAGCTTGCGCGCGCGCTCGAAAAGTTCCGCCGAGCGCGATGTCTTCTGCGAAGTTGGGAAAAGAATATTTTGCATGTCCACTTGAGCGGCAAGATTGCCTGACTCGAAGATTGTATTCTATCATGGGCTACTACGAGGTTATTATCGTAGCACTGTCGAGTAGCGAGTGCGGTTGAATTGCCAAGCCAGATGAAAAGTATTACTAAACGCCTTTTCCTTGATAGTTGGGGAAACTGGTTTGCGGCCAATATTATATTGGCCCATGACCGGAACCCAAACGGAAAGTCTGACAAAGCGAAGCACACTCCGAATCGCAAGGAAGGGCAATCAATTTGGTGCGCTCAATCAAAGGCTGGTCCCGAATAGACACGGCTCGGCGCTATAAGTTGTTCCTGATCTTTTTCGTCGTATTCATCCTTGCGGATACTTCGCCAATAGTTGCGCAGCAGCCCCCGACGAATGGCGCCGCACCACACACAAGAAAATCGCTAAAGGCGGTCCGCGCGTCCTCGCCCATCCTGCTGGACGGATTATTGAACGAAGCGGATTGGCAAGGCGTCGATCCCGCCTCCGGATTTGTGCAGTCCGACCCGGCGGAGGTAGAGCCTGCGACAGAAAATACCGAAGTTCGAATTCTCTACGATGATGAGAACCTCTACATCGGGGTGAACTGCCACGATGAAAAAGACGCCAACATCATCATCAATTCACTGAAGAAGGATTTCAACAACAACAGTACCGACACCTTCGAGGTGATCATCGACACCTTTCAGGATAACCGTAACGGCTACCTGTTCGTAACCAATCCGGAAGGCGCCAAGCGGGATGTCCAGACAATGGATGAAGGTCGGACCAACAACGCGGACTGGGACACGGTGTGGGATGTTCGTGCGCATATGAATGGCGATGGCTGGACGGCTGAGATGGTGATTCCGTTCAAGAGCCTCAGCTTTGATGAGGCCCGCCCGGAGCAAATATGGGGAATCAATTTCTCGCGCCGCATCCGCCGCAAAAATGAAATTACATTCTGGGCGCCGATCCCTCGACGTTTTACCATTAACCATCTTTCGCTGGCGGGCAATTTGCTGGGGCTGGAAAAGTTACACCGCGGTCGCAACCTGCGCGTGAAACCATTTGTAGTCGGGGAGCTGAACAAGTACTTCACGCGCGAACCGCTGGTTAGCAAATCGAAGCAGGGAGTCGATGTCAAGTATAGCGTGACCCCATCGCTGACCATGGACCTTACCGCGAATACCGATTTTTCGCAGGTGGAAGTGGATGAGCAGCAAGTCAACCTGACCAGGTTCTCGCTGTTCTTCCCGGAGAAGCGGGAATTCTTTCTGGAAAACGACGGCATGTTCCAGTTCGGTGATCTCCATGGCGATCGAGGCCCGAATCGCTCCCTGGAAACACAAATATTTTTCAGCCGCCGCATTGGCCTGGCCGATGACGGCACGCCGATTCCCATCTGGGGTGGCGGACGGCTCTCCGGCAAGATAGGGAACTATAGCGTGGGCTTACTCGAAATGCAGACGAAGAATCACAGCAAATTCGTCACGGATCGATCCGGCAACCTGGTGCGTCAGGACATTCAGGGCGACAACTTTGGCGTACTGCGCGTGAAGCGTAACCTTCTGGCCAACTCCGATATCGGAGCGATCTTCATTAATCGCCAAGCTTCGCAGGGGAAAGACTATAACCGCACCATGGGCGTCGATGCCAATCTACGTATTCACGAAAACTACTCCGTGAATGCGTTTCTGGCCAAGACGCGGACGGATGGGTTGGAGGGCAAGGACCTGGCGGAAAAAGTCAGCTTCCTATACCACGACAGTCTCTGGAAGAGCCTGACCGTCTGGACCGATCTGCAGGAAAACTTCAACCCGGAAGTGGGATTCACGCAGCGCACCGGAACCCGCTTCGTGCGCCACCGCTCAGACCTGTATATCCGTCCCAAGGGCAGTCGTTTTGTCCGTGAATTCAATCCCCATATTCTGGTGAATTATTTTATGGACGAGAGCAATCGACTGGTAACCACGAACAACCATTACGCATTCCAGGTATTTTTCCAGAGCGGCGCCAGCATGGAGGTCCACTTCGACCCGCAATTCGACCGGCTCGACTCCCCCTTTGAGATTCGCAGGAATCCGCTGACTCCGTCCGTGACGATTCCCGTGGGGAAATACGAAGATTATTTTTATTCGCTGGAACTCGGCTCCGATCCCAGCAAGGTGCTGTCCGCCAACTTCGCTCTGGAGAAGGGTCCCTATTATGGGGGCAACAAGAACACGGTGAATCTGTCCGGCGCCTTCCGCCCCAGCTACCGCTTTGCAGTCGAACCCAAGTATTCGATCAATCGCATCGCGCTATCGAGCGCCGTCGTAAATGGCGTCGCGGGGCAGAGCGTAGTATTTTCGACTCACTTGTTAAGCACACGGGTCAGCTACTATTCCAGCACCCGCATGTACCTCAGCACCCTGCTGCAATACAATAGCGACCGCAAACAATTGACCTCCAACATCCGCTTTGATCTCATCCACCGCCCGCTGAGCGACCTGTTCTTGGTCTATAACGAAGCGCGAGACACCAGCGGCGCGGACAAGACTGATAAGAGTTTCATAGTCAAGTACACCCACATGTTTGCCTTCTGAAGCAACTCCCCGGAGCGTTTCCCTTCTCGGTAGCGCTACTGCCACTCTCTGTAGTTTGGCAGCGCGAGATATTCTGAAGTTCTCTCGTTCGCCTCAATTGCGTTGTACGGGAAAAACAGGCGAACAGGGTATTTCAGTACCAGCCGAAGTGGGAGGATATCCCCGAGAGGAAGATGCTTGGAAATGCCGATGCAAAAGGTACAACCGGAAACAGATATATGTTGCCTATTTGGTATTCAGGAGAGGGATGCTATTTGGATCGGGAGGAGGCGGCACCGACTTGAGAAAAGCGTAGATCTCCGCCAGCGCCGAGTCTGAGATTTGACTCTGTGTTCTGAAGGGCGGCATGGCGCGGCCCGGCTTGCGAACGTAGCTCACAAAGGCTGAAAGCGTTCTGCGGCTAGTGTCAATGCGCGGCCCGGTCTCGGCTCCTTGCCCGGAATAACCGTGGCATGCGAAGCAGGCATAAGTTACAAAATTCTGCTTT from Acidobacteriota bacterium encodes:
- a CDS encoding acyl-CoA carboxylase subunit beta, which produces MPKSYSELHDKLLKLEERVQRGNPKAIDKQHKEGKWTARERLAKLLDPGSFVEEFMLAESQSVDFGMAEKREPTDGVVAGFGKIDGRSVYAYAQDRTVLAGTVGAAHGEKIAYVLETARRLGLPVIGLMDSLGARIQEGLDVTRSIGKIFRENVLCSGAVPQISAIMGPCIGVASYSPALTDFIFQVKETSQMFITGPPVIKAVTGEDVTMEQLGGWKMHAEISGVNDVIAENDEDCLNQIRELMRYLPLNCGETPPRAVCDDPADRMIEDFETYVPEDPKRLYDVKGIITRIADYGRFFEIKPRFARNLVTGFGQIGGYSVGFVANQPKFMGGSLDVDCSDKGARFIRFCDAFNIPIVTLVDMPGYLPGTKQEQRGIIRHGAKMLYSYAEATVPMITLYLRKGYGGAKQAMCTREMGADQVFVWPGVELAVMGASGAVNVLYRQEIEAAEDGEAVRAMRIAEFEERFTGPFEAVAKQYAHSAILPRETRWRLFQSLEILRNKRVDRPIKKHGLMPV
- a CDS encoding SRPBCC family protein; the encoded protein is MANIEFQTSLIVPAPARIVYSVIADYRDGHPRILPKPHFLDLVVEQGGYGAGTVFRCGTRLLGRTQTFRAIISEPEPGRVLVEKFIDQDSQTIFTVDHEADPNQSRVTFHTVMNVPGIAGFFQKWMVPRLLLPIYKQELENLAAHAQALHWVEQAKTGSTSAQY
- a CDS encoding redoxin domain-containing protein — protein: MLNRFDWGWSERSGVLFTYHQHAAKLRQLLTAVIVLLMWSSPLKAQFSANELAPPPEMIGKVAPRWSLRAWVNLPANSPLMETSKLRGKVILLRFLNDSPQGAAGLRDLIKTYQSQGLAPVGIYAPSPTPTSVDPAEVSDLASALSFNFPIGIDSTWQTVNRYWMNRADVEGLAATFLIDRQGLVRYVQPDGRYEKNSRDRAARRNYENLEKIIQTLLAEPAPEAMEDAAAEAPTAATPGG
- the hemL gene encoding glutamate-1-semialdehyde-2,1-aminomutase, with the protein product MQNILFPTSQKTSRSAELFERARKLIPGGVNSPVRAFRAVGSSPVFLVRGRGSNVVDADGKHYLDYVGAWGPLLLGHAHPDVERAVGQALERGTAFGFATEAEVRLAELINEIVPSVEKVRLVTSGTEATMSAVRLARGFTERKKIIKFIGGYHGHVDSLLVKAGSGVATFSLPDSAGVPKEFTDLTLALPYNDVAAAERVFVEHAGQIAAVIVEPVAGNMGCVPPSQGFLPALRELTQRDGSLLIFDEVMTGFRVSRGGAQELYGIKPDLTTLGKIIGGGLPIGAYGGRADIMDMVAPEGPVYQAGTLAGNPLAVAAGIAMLEELRRRPLLYSEIEARSQRLADGLQELAVDARIPTFVNRVGSMLTLFFTPGPVVDWSSAERADRDRFAKFFHLMLERNILLPPSQFEAWFVSAAHTDKDVDITLAAAEEACNALAQELS
- the ruvB gene encoding Holliday junction branch migration DNA helicase RuvB, with protein sequence MTQHEPERIITGSVLPGEQSFEYSLRPERLNEYIGQQKVKDNLSIAIEAAKARGDCIDHILLYGPPGLGKTTLATIIAKELNVAFQGTSGPVIEDKGSLAAILSNVEQFQVLFIDEIHRLNPQLEELLYPAMEDFCIDYMVGQGPAARTIKMQVPHFTLVGATTRAGLLTSPLRGRFGIVHRLDFYTPEEIQIIVRRSAEILKVEIDTEGAAEIASRSRGTPRVANRLLRRVRDFAQVKADGVITAAVGRAALDMLEVDPCGFDEMDRKLLLTIIEKYGGGPVGVNTLAASLSEETDTIEEVYEPYLIQQGYLQLTPRGRCATSLAYQHFGITPNQRQRGLF
- the ruvA gene encoding Holliday junction branch migration protein RuvA, translated to MIAYLRGTVRFKRPNRVVIDAGGVGYDVIIPVSTFYGLEEEGREAALHIHTHVREDALALFGFKTEREKILFEKLMSVSGVGPKLAITILSGLELDELIAALRKSDLVSLTHIPGVGRKTAERLVLELRDKLDLLAASSSEASAAEPARPSATGEFSGVDEDVLSALVNLGYNRANAEAAVREVRKDKQIPENNFEQVLRTSLRLLARKFFAGK
- a CDS encoding cytochrome c, yielding MNHFVVCRVSGKLFIEAMLFLLVMPLAIPSATVQAQQPTLAQASPSTETIAKGKQNFVTYACFACHGYSGQGAETGPRIDTSRRTLSAFVSYVRKPGRAMPPFRTQSQISDSALAEIYAFLKSVPPPPDPNSIPLLNTK
- a CDS encoding XRE family transcriptional regulator → MNLGEAIKNIRQAKGLSQGEMQKRTGILRSYLSRVENGHTIPSLATLQRLASAMGVTLADFFSPDGKPSAESLAVAAAQANDPASQYLTELKTLLPQLTTQQRDQLLDMVKDMASALRRS
- the folK gene encoding 2-amino-4-hydroxy-6-hydroxymethyldihydropteridine diphosphokinase, which codes for MPAAPITAYLSLGSNVGDRMGNLLAALKRIGRTTHSQSRTSSVFETEPVDHLDQPWFLNCVAEISTTLSPAELLHQLQKIELQLGRERTVPPLIPKGPRTLDIDILLYGDLILQSEELTIPHPRMMERRFVLQPLCELAPHLLIPGTSQTVASTLAQLPLTPTVRLYRKSLDI